From a region of the Pukyongiella litopenaei genome:
- a CDS encoding acetate/propionate family kinase, whose product MTAILTLNAGSSSIKFGIYDTAPEPDLLMSGQVENLGPLARLELAGQSPAEIGPADHETAMAVILEAAGPVLAGRRVAGVGHRIVHGGKSFGAPMLLTPETLAQLRTLVPLAPLHQPQNLAAVAASQAAFPDAVQVGCFDTGFHKGHPFVNDAFALPRKFYDEGVRRYGFHGLSYDYITGVLRRDWPALAAGRVVIAHLGNGASMCAVQGGHSVGSSMGFSALDGLPMGTRCGQLDPGVLLYLMDQGLGRDEIARMLYHDSGLKGLSGISHDMRTLLRSDDPRAGEAIDYYVFRIRRELGAMAAVLGGLDGVVFTGGIGENAAPVRARVIEGMGFLGLDLDPAANDASATRIGTGATEILVIPTDEERVIARAVAAELAG is encoded by the coding sequence ATGACCGCGATCCTGACCCTGAACGCGGGCAGTTCGTCGATCAAGTTCGGGATCTACGACACCGCGCCCGAGCCCGACCTGCTGATGTCGGGGCAGGTGGAAAATCTCGGCCCGCTGGCACGTCTCGAACTGGCCGGGCAGTCGCCGGCAGAGATCGGGCCGGCGGATCATGAAACCGCGATGGCGGTGATCCTGGAGGCGGCCGGGCCGGTGCTGGCCGGGCGCCGCGTCGCCGGTGTCGGGCATCGCATCGTGCATGGCGGCAAGAGCTTCGGCGCGCCGATGCTGCTTACGCCCGAGACGCTGGCGCAGCTTCGGACGCTGGTGCCGCTGGCGCCGCTGCACCAGCCGCAGAACCTCGCCGCCGTCGCCGCGTCGCAGGCCGCCTTTCCCGACGCGGTGCAGGTCGGCTGTTTCGACACCGGGTTCCACAAGGGCCACCCGTTCGTCAACGACGCCTTTGCCCTGCCGCGCAAATTCTATGACGAAGGCGTGCGCCGCTACGGGTTTCACGGGCTGAGCTACGACTATATCACCGGCGTGTTGCGGCGCGACTGGCCCGCATTGGCGGCCGGGCGGGTGGTGATCGCGCATCTGGGCAACGGGGCGTCCATGTGTGCGGTGCAAGGCGGGCATTCGGTCGGCTCGAGCATGGGATTTTCCGCGCTCGACGGCCTGCCGATGGGAACCCGCTGCGGGCAGCTCGATCCCGGCGTCCTGCTCTACCTGATGGATCAGGGGCTGGGCCGGGACGAAATCGCCCGGATGCTCTATCACGACAGCGGGTTGAAGGGGCTGTCAGGGATCAGCCACGACATGCGCACCCTGCTGCGCAGCGACGACCCGCGCGCGGGCGAAGCGATCGATTACTATGTGTTCCGTATCCGCCGCGAACTGGGCGCGATGGCGGCGGTGCTGGGCGGGCTGGACGGCGTGGTGTTTACCGGCGGTATCGGCGAGAATGCCGCCCCGGTCCGCGCCCGCGTGATCGAGGGGATGGGGTTTCTCGGGCTGGATCTGGACCCGGCCGCCAACGACGCCAGCGCAACCCGCATCGGCACCGGCGCCACCGAGATCCTGGTGATCCCGACCGACGAGGAACGGGTGATCGCGCGCGCGGTTGCGGCCGAGCTTGCCGGGTGA
- a CDS encoding cyclic nucleotide-binding domain-containing protein: MDSTLFGFIWKHSKRDQIALLVLTATLFPLLYLTLELPKRIINDAIGAPDATVAVLGHDLSREHFLWLLCGLFLLAVLVHGLLKMRINTRKGVLAERLLRRFRYLLIMRILRFPAPYLERVSEGELVSMITAESEPMGGLMGDAVSQPVLQAGQMLTILGFLFVQSVWFGLAACALIPLQAWLIPRLQRRINRLNKQRIGQVRQLAGEIGETAAGAAALRVHGGWRHRLAQISDRLGHLYEIRFDIYRKKFFMKFLNNFITQLTPFFFFSVGGYLVLRGAVSLGALVAALAAYKDLSSPWKELLAWYNQTQEMRMRWQVITDRFAPPGLAGADRFAETGGPPQRLDGDIELRGVTVRDLDGNTVLDGLDVAVTAGTTVAVASADEEDRLALAALLTREVPPAAGQLLIGGQDLAEVPQAVIAARIGYAGPRPLLFGGSFRDNLLMPLRRYPADATPGDPARAAEARRAGNSADDTAADWTDPTLAGFDTMAELDGWALRLIDGIGAGGALFDRGLSMRPEAAAHPDLVARLVGLRGEMQQAVADAKLDRQVLFFRDDRYNLALPVSENLLFAVPRHRLSPAMLAGQTGFLARLRETGLDRDLIALACDLIDVLHQTFGRDGTDHLLFRRLGLDPETYRAALALVARVRAGDDKKLTPDDIAVLLFLPFRYSAQQIGPAFPEEIMARVLEIRKSHAGVMQRELSALFDPLDFGTYAPGLTVMENLLFGRVRDVATGSADAVRALVGRVLGEHGLRNAVGGLALDMDLHRGGAGLPVALAEPLALARAAIRRPDILVLNRVLAGRESADRDAALKRLRALLPDTTFIRLDETIACPEDYDAFFELRRGRLQGGAAAADTPPDSAAGADLAQKLRALERCELFATLGRRQLRLLAFGARWFDAPAGEVIFRKGDAPRDGAYLLIEGEAGIYRPAADGARGERISTVGPGALVGELSLIRGEKRALSLIAETDLRCLRLGADEFLAVAGSDAGTAFRLLQVVAGYLSD; the protein is encoded by the coding sequence ATGGACTCAACGCTGTTCGGTTTCATCTGGAAGCATTCGAAACGCGATCAGATTGCATTGCTGGTTCTGACCGCGACCCTGTTCCCTTTGCTCTACCTGACGCTGGAACTGCCCAAGCGGATCATCAACGATGCCATCGGCGCGCCCGACGCGACGGTCGCGGTGCTGGGCCACGACCTGTCGCGGGAACATTTCCTGTGGCTGCTCTGCGGGCTGTTCCTGTTGGCGGTGCTCGTGCACGGGCTGCTCAAGATGCGCATCAACACCCGCAAGGGGGTTTTGGCCGAACGCCTGCTGCGGCGGTTCCGCTACCTGCTGATCATGCGCATCCTGCGCTTTCCGGCGCCCTACCTGGAGCGCGTCAGCGAAGGCGAACTGGTGTCGATGATCACCGCCGAATCCGAACCGATGGGCGGGCTGATGGGCGATGCGGTCAGCCAGCCGGTGCTGCAGGCGGGGCAGATGCTGACCATCCTGGGGTTCCTGTTCGTCCAGAGCGTCTGGTTCGGCCTGGCCGCCTGTGCGCTGATCCCGTTGCAGGCCTGGCTGATCCCGCGCCTGCAACGGCGGATCAACCGGCTGAACAAGCAGCGCATCGGGCAGGTGCGCCAACTGGCCGGCGAGATCGGCGAAACCGCCGCCGGTGCGGCGGCGCTGCGGGTGCATGGCGGCTGGCGGCACCGCCTGGCGCAGATATCGGACCGGCTGGGGCATCTCTACGAGATCCGGTTCGATATCTACCGCAAGAAATTCTTCATGAAGTTCCTCAACAATTTCATCACCCAGCTGACACCGTTCTTCTTTTTCTCGGTGGGCGGCTATCTCGTGCTGAGGGGGGCGGTGTCGCTGGGCGCGCTGGTCGCGGCGCTGGCCGCCTACAAGGACCTGTCCAGCCCGTGGAAGGAACTGCTGGCCTGGTACAACCAGACCCAGGAAATGCGGATGCGCTGGCAGGTGATCACCGACCGGTTCGCGCCGCCGGGGCTGGCCGGGGCCGACCGGTTCGCGGAAACCGGCGGCCCGCCGCAGCGGCTGGACGGCGACATCGAACTGCGCGGCGTGACCGTGCGCGATCTCGACGGCAATACCGTGCTCGACGGGCTCGACGTGGCGGTGACGGCGGGAACGACGGTCGCCGTGGCCTCGGCCGACGAGGAAGACCGCCTGGCGCTGGCCGCGCTGCTGACCCGCGAGGTGCCGCCGGCGGCGGGGCAGTTGCTGATCGGCGGGCAGGATCTGGCGGAGGTGCCGCAGGCGGTGATCGCGGCGCGCATCGGCTATGCCGGGCCACGGCCGCTGTTGTTCGGCGGCAGTTTCCGCGACAACCTGCTGATGCCGCTGCGCAGGTATCCGGCCGATGCAACACCCGGCGATCCGGCCCGCGCCGCCGAGGCGCGCCGCGCCGGCAACAGTGCCGACGATACCGCCGCTGACTGGACCGACCCGACGCTGGCCGGGTTCGACACCATGGCCGAACTGGATGGCTGGGCGCTGCGGCTGATCGACGGCATCGGCGCTGGCGGCGCCCTGTTCGATCGCGGGCTGTCCATGCGCCCGGAGGCCGCCGCGCATCCCGATCTTGTCGCGCGGCTGGTGGGCCTGCGCGGCGAGATGCAGCAGGCGGTGGCCGACGCGAAACTGGACCGGCAGGTGCTGTTCTTCCGCGACGACCGCTACAACCTCGCCCTGCCGGTGTCGGAAAACCTGCTGTTCGCGGTGCCCCGCCACCGGCTGTCACCCGCGATGCTGGCGGGGCAGACCGGTTTTCTCGCCCGGCTGCGCGAAACCGGGCTCGACCGCGACCTGATCGCGCTGGCCTGCGACCTGATCGACGTTCTGCACCAGACCTTTGGTCGCGACGGCACCGACCATCTGCTGTTCCGCCGGCTCGGGCTCGACCCGGAAACCTACCGGGCCGCACTGGCGCTGGTGGCGCGGGTGCGCGCGGGGGACGACAAGAAACTGACGCCCGATGACATCGCGGTCCTGCTGTTCCTGCCCTTCCGATACTCGGCGCAGCAGATCGGCCCCGCCTTTCCCGAAGAGATCATGGCGCGGGTTCTGGAGATCCGCAAAAGCCACGCGGGCGTCATGCAGCGTGAATTGTCGGCGCTGTTCGACCCGCTGGATTTCGGGACCTACGCGCCGGGGCTGACGGTGATGGAAAACCTGCTGTTCGGGCGGGTGCGCGATGTCGCGACCGGCAGTGCCGACGCGGTGCGCGCGCTGGTGGGGCGGGTGCTGGGGGAACACGGTCTGCGCAACGCGGTGGGCGGGCTGGCGCTGGACATGGACCTGCACCGTGGCGGTGCCGGGCTGCCGGTGGCGCTGGCCGAGCCGCTGGCCCTGGCCCGCGCCGCGATCCGGCGCCCCGACATCCTGGTGCTGAACCGGGTTCTGGCCGGGCGCGAGAGCGCCGACCGCGATGCCGCGCTGAAACGGCTGCGGGCGCTGTTGCCGGACACGACCTTTATCCGCCTCGACGAAACCATCGCCTGCCCCGAGGATTACGACGCCTTTTTCGAGCTGCGCCGCGGTCGCCTGCAGGGCGGGGCTGCGGCCGCGGATACCCCGCCGGACAGCGCGGCGGGGGCCGACCTGGCGCAAAAGCTGAGGGCGCTGGAACGGTGCGAGCTGTTCGCGACGCTGGGCCGGCGGCAATTGCGCCTGCTGGCCTTTGGCGCCCGCTGGTTCGATGCCCCGGCGGGCGAGGTCATATTCCGCAAGGGCGACGCGCCGCGCGATGGCGCCTACCTGCTGATCGAGGGCGAGGCGGGGATCTATCGCCCCGCCGCGGACGGGGCGCGGGGCGAGCGGATCTCGACGGTCGGTCCCGGGGCGCTGGTGGGTGAGCTGAGCCTGATCCGGGGCGAGAAACGGGCGCTGAGCCTGATCGCCGAAACCGACCTGCGGTGCCTGCGGCTGGGGGCCGACGAATTCCTGGCCGTGGCGGGCAGCGATGCCGGCACCGCGTTCCGGCTGTTGCAGGTCGTGGCGGGTTACCTGTCGGACTGA
- a CDS encoding DUF3307 domain-containing protein → MGSGVFAVVLLIGLFQVKHLIADFFLQTPRMLCRRAIYLHPGRAEHAGLHGIGSAIVLALFGTPVGLILGIVLAEWVVHYHVDWAKGRFVETRKLTPASALYWYATGTDQALHQLTYLAIAAVWAACCL, encoded by the coding sequence ATGGGTTCCGGCGTTTTCGCTGTCGTGCTGCTGATCGGCCTGTTTCAGGTCAAACACCTGATCGCCGATTTTTTCCTGCAGACGCCGCGCATGTTGTGCCGCCGCGCGATCTATCTGCATCCGGGCCGGGCCGAACATGCCGGGCTGCACGGGATCGGCAGCGCGATCGTGCTGGCGCTGTTCGGAACGCCGGTCGGGCTGATACTGGGCATCGTCCTGGCGGAATGGGTGGTGCATTACCATGTGGACTGGGCCAAGGGCCGCTTTGTCGAAACCCGCAAGCTGACGCCGGCCTCGGCGCTTTACTGGTATGCCACCGGCACCGATCAGGCCCTGCACCAGCTGACCTACCTGGCCATCGCGGCGGTCTGGGCGGCCTGCTGTCTCTGA
- a CDS encoding ABC transporter ATP-binding protein, which produces MSRDGNGITGGDAPLLTVENLSIGFGAADPVVRGVSFTLRPGETLALVGESGSGKTVTCRAILRILPRTARIRSGRVLLGGRAGGVELTGLRERRMRDIRGDAVSMIFQEPMRSLSPLHRIGNQVSEVLWLHRGASGKEAKRKVLDTFERVGFPDPERAFRSYPFELSGGMRQRAMIAMATVSEPDLLIADEPTTALDVTTQAQVLGLMGDLQRETGMAMILVTHDLGVVANMAEQVVVMHKGRVMESGSAAALLGAPAHPYTRQLFDAAPAIPAQTGLAPPLARDDLILQMKSVSKTYRLRGGSAWSPDMLIHACRGVDLSLPRGKTLAIVGESGSGKTTAARIALGAEPPDPGGEVLFGAEPGAEPLPVHTMTRAQRTAFQKQAQMVFQDPYSSLSPRMRILDALVEPLDIHRVGTRAERRDRATEMLGLVGLDPGMLKRYPHAFSGGQRQRLSIARALMLDPALLVCDEPTSALDVSVQEQILALLEDIRDRMGLSYLFISHDLAVVARIADEVAVMRQGLVVEQAPPDTLFHNPRHPYTQALIAAQPEPDIDRPIDLKLVAQGAGAPSNWPEPFRFSDGVIPSLAQIEPGHKVRCHE; this is translated from the coding sequence ATGTCACGCGACGGCAACGGGATCACGGGCGGCGATGCGCCGCTGCTGACGGTCGAGAACCTGAGCATCGGGTTCGGCGCGGCCGATCCGGTCGTGCGCGGCGTGTCGTTTACCCTGCGGCCGGGCGAGACGCTGGCGCTGGTCGGCGAAAGCGGGTCGGGCAAGACCGTCACCTGCCGCGCGATCCTGCGCATCTTGCCGCGCACCGCGCGTATCCGGTCCGGCCGGGTCCTGCTTGGCGGGCGGGCGGGCGGCGTCGAGCTGACCGGCCTGCGCGAACGGCGCATGCGCGATATCCGCGGCGACGCGGTGTCGATGATCTTCCAGGAACCGATGCGGTCGCTGTCGCCGCTGCACAGGATCGGCAACCAGGTGTCCGAAGTGCTCTGGCTGCATCGCGGCGCCAGCGGGAAAGAGGCAAAGCGCAAGGTTCTGGACACTTTCGAACGGGTCGGGTTCCCCGACCCGGAGCGCGCCTTCCGATCCTATCCGTTCGAACTGTCCGGGGGGATGCGGCAGCGCGCGATGATCGCCATGGCGACGGTGTCGGAACCCGACCTGCTGATCGCGGACGAACCCACCACCGCGCTGGACGTGACCACGCAGGCGCAGGTCCTGGGGCTGATGGGCGACCTGCAACGCGAAACCGGCATGGCGATGATCCTGGTGACGCATGACCTGGGCGTGGTGGCCAACATGGCCGAACAGGTGGTGGTGATGCACAAGGGCCGGGTGATGGAATCGGGCAGCGCCGCCGCGCTGCTGGGCGCCCCGGCGCATCCCTATACCCGGCAGCTGTTCGATGCCGCACCGGCGATACCGGCCCAGACCGGGCTGGCACCGCCGCTGGCCCGCGACGACCTGATCCTGCAGATGAAATCGGTCAGCAAGACCTACAGGCTGCGCGGCGGGTCGGCCTGGTCGCCGGACATGCTGATCCATGCCTGCCGCGGGGTGGACCTGAGCCTGCCGCGCGGCAAGACGCTCGCCATCGTCGGCGAAAGCGGTTCGGGCAAGACCACGGCGGCGCGGATCGCATTGGGGGCGGAACCGCCCGATCCGGGCGGCGAGGTGCTGTTCGGAGCCGAACCGGGGGCCGAGCCGCTGCCGGTCCACACCATGACCCGCGCCCAGCGCACCGCGTTCCAGAAACAGGCACAGATGGTGTTCCAGGACCCCTATTCGTCGCTCAGCCCGCGAATGCGCATCCTCGATGCGCTGGTCGAACCGCTCGACATCCACCGGGTCGGCACCCGCGCCGAACGGCGCGACCGCGCCACCGAGATGCTCGGGCTGGTCGGGCTGGATCCGGGTATGCTGAAACGCTATCCGCACGCCTTTTCCGGCGGGCAGCGGCAACGGCTGTCGATCGCGCGGGCGCTGATGCTGGACCCGGCGCTGCTGGTCTGCGACGAACCGACCTCGGCGCTGGATGTGAGCGTGCAGGAACAGATCCTGGCGCTGCTCGAGGATATCCGCGACCGGATGGGGCTGAGCTATCTGTTCATCAGCCACGACCTGGCGGTGGTGGCCCGGATCGCCGACGAGGTGGCGGTGATGCGGCAGGGGCTGGTGGTGGAACAGGCGCCGCCCGACACGTTGTTCCACAATCCGCGCCACCCCTACACGCAGGCGTTGATCGCGGCGCAACCGGAACCCGATATCGACCGCCCGATCGACCTGAAACTGGTGGCACAGGGGGCGGGCGCACCGTCGAACTGGCCAGAACCCTTCCGATTTTCCGACGGCGTGATACCTTCACTCGCGCAGATCGAACCCGGCCACAAGGTGCGATGCCATGAATGA
- a CDS encoding glutathione S-transferase family protein — MLFYDCSTAPNPRRARMFIAEKGVQIETRDISIAKGEQLTPEFRAVNPRATLPVLVTGAGNVLTENVAIALYLEEMFPDPPLMGEGPEERAQVLNWNAIAEQQGAMPVAEAFRNSNRHMKGRALPGPADFDQIPELAERGMARIGLFLDMLEQRLQDSPYLALDRFSLADISAFVFIEFARVVRVSIPAEHGATLDWYGRVRARPSAAV; from the coding sequence ATGCTGTTTTACGACTGTTCCACCGCGCCGAATCCGCGCCGCGCGCGCATGTTCATCGCCGAAAAGGGGGTGCAGATCGAAACCCGCGACATCTCGATCGCCAAGGGCGAGCAGCTGACGCCCGAGTTTCGCGCGGTGAACCCGCGCGCCACGCTCCCGGTGCTGGTGACCGGGGCGGGCAACGTGCTGACGGAAAACGTGGCCATCGCGCTTTATCTCGAAGAGATGTTCCCCGACCCGCCGCTGATGGGCGAGGGGCCGGAAGAACGGGCACAGGTGCTGAACTGGAACGCGATTGCCGAACAGCAGGGCGCGATGCCGGTGGCCGAGGCGTTTCGCAACTCCAACCGCCACATGAAGGGCCGCGCCTTGCCCGGCCCGGCGGATTTCGACCAGATCCCTGAACTGGCGGAACGCGGGATGGCGCGGATCGGGCTGTTCCTCGACATGCTGGAGCAGCGGTTGCAGGACAGCCCCTACCTGGCGCTGGACCGGTTTTCGCTGGCCGATATCTCGGCCTTCGTGTTCATCGAGTTCGCCCGCGTGGTCCGCGTGTCGATCCCCGCCGAGCACGGCGCCACGCTGGATTGGTATGGGCGGGTCAGGGCGCGTCCGAGCGCCGCGGTCTGA
- a CDS encoding bifunctional enoyl-CoA hydratase/phosphate acetyltransferase, whose translation MNDLLQNVPLDRLEVAMTASQSRTCAASDFYVFANASGNFNPMHLPKEDGDGDGTPEAVAPGMWVASLISAVLGCDLPGPGTLYRSQTLRFVGRAHPGDVLTATVRIAAIGEDGLVRFDTWVENADGTRVVEGEAEVIAPRVPVAVRAGEVPGLTLRSHEHFDRLLDAAEPLPALPTAVVAPESPDALAGAVLAARRTLIDPVLIGHADRIAEAAQAEGLDISPYRLLDIRDHRLAAQEAVKMVLAGQAAAVMKGHLHTDILLGEVVRRDGGLRRGGRRLSHVFVMDVPGLDHLLMVTDAAINISPDLQTKADIIRNAIELAHSLGLAEPKVGVLSAIETVNPAIPSTLDAAVLSKMAERGQITGGLVDGPLAMDNAVDLGAAATKGIRSLVAGRAEILVAPNMEAGNMLAKELTFLAHAQSSGVVMGAKCPIILTSRADDEKSRLVSCAVAALHAARVAGTRPA comes from the coding sequence ATGAACGATCTGTTGCAAAACGTCCCGCTGGACCGGCTCGAGGTCGCGATGACCGCCAGCCAGAGCCGGACCTGCGCCGCATCCGATTTCTACGTCTTTGCCAACGCTTCGGGCAATTTCAACCCGATGCACCTGCCGAAGGAGGATGGCGATGGCGACGGCACGCCCGAGGCGGTCGCCCCCGGCATGTGGGTCGCCTCGCTGATCTCGGCGGTGCTGGGCTGTGACCTGCCCGGCCCCGGCACGCTCTACCGGTCGCAGACGCTGCGCTTCGTCGGTCGTGCCCATCCCGGCGACGTGCTGACCGCGACGGTGCGGATCGCGGCGATCGGCGAGGACGGGCTGGTGCGGTTCGACACCTGGGTCGAAAACGCCGATGGCACGCGCGTGGTCGAGGGCGAGGCCGAGGTCATCGCGCCGCGGGTTCCGGTGGCCGTCCGCGCCGGCGAGGTGCCGGGCCTGACCCTGCGCAGCCACGAGCATTTCGACCGGCTGCTGGATGCCGCCGAACCGCTGCCGGCGCTCCCCACCGCCGTGGTGGCGCCGGAATCGCCCGACGCGCTGGCCGGCGCGGTGCTGGCGGCGCGGCGCACGCTGATCGACCCGGTGCTGATCGGTCATGCCGACCGCATCGCCGAGGCCGCACAGGCCGAAGGGCTGGATATCTCGCCCTATCGGCTGCTCGATATCCGTGATCACCGGCTGGCCGCGCAGGAGGCGGTGAAGATGGTGCTCGCGGGGCAGGCGGCGGCGGTGATGAAGGGGCATCTGCACACCGATATCCTGCTGGGCGAGGTGGTCAGGCGCGACGGCGGCCTGCGCCGCGGCGGTCGCCGGCTGAGTCATGTCTTCGTGATGGATGTGCCGGGGCTGGATCACCTGCTGATGGTCACCGACGCCGCGATCAACATCTCGCCCGACCTGCAGACCAAGGCCGACATCATCCGCAACGCGATCGAACTGGCGCATTCGCTGGGGCTGGCCGAACCCAAGGTCGGCGTGCTTTCGGCGATCGAGACGGTGAACCCCGCGATCCCCTCGACGCTGGACGCGGCGGTGCTGTCGAAGATGGCCGAGCGCGGCCAGATCACCGGCGGGCTGGTGGACGGGCCGCTGGCGATGGACAACGCCGTGGACCTGGGCGCCGCGGCGACCAAGGGCATCCGGTCGCTGGTGGCGGGCCGCGCCGAGATCCTCGTGGCGCCCAACATGGAGGCGGGCAACATGCTGGCCAAGGAACTGACCTTCCTCGCCCATGCCCAGAGCAGCGGCGTAGTGATGGGGGCGAAATGCCCGATCATCCTGACCAGCCGCGCCGATGACGAAAAATCCCGGCTGGTCTCCTGCGCGGTGGCGGCGCTGCACGCGGCGCGGGTGGCCGGGACGCGCCCGGCATGA
- a CDS encoding class I SAM-dependent methyltransferase: protein MSRLDVFIDRMVSQRACLDYAIAQTAALPGPVYELGLGNGRTYHHMREKIAGRPIYVFERAVASHPDSTPGDDFTILGDVTETLPAALGRFGATASLIHADLGGHNLAKNDAFARQISPLVEPLLAVGGLMVSSDRMYFTGLAEQELPAGAVPGRCFIYRR from the coding sequence ATGAGCCGACTGGATGTCTTCATCGACCGGATGGTGTCGCAGCGCGCCTGCCTCGATTACGCCATTGCGCAGACCGCGGCGCTGCCGGGGCCGGTCTATGAACTGGGCCTGGGCAACGGGCGCACCTATCATCACATGCGCGAAAAGATCGCCGGCCGCCCGATCTATGTGTTCGAACGCGCGGTTGCGTCGCATCCCGATTCGACGCCCGGCGACGATTTCACGATCCTCGGCGACGTGACCGAAACGCTGCCTGCCGCGCTGGGTCGGTTCGGCGCGACGGCGAGCCTGATCCACGCCGATCTGGGCGGGCACAACCTGGCCAAGAACGATGCCTTCGCGCGGCAGATCTCGCCGCTGGTCGAGCCGCTGCTGGCCGTGGGCGGGCTGATGGTGTCGTCGGACCGGATGTATTTCACGGGCCTGGCCGAACAGGAACTGCCCGCCGGGGCGGTGCCGGGGCGGTGTTTCATCTATCGCCGCTGA
- a CDS encoding ABC transporter substrate-binding protein — protein MNDLTRRTLLGALAALLPLPLIAAPPEPVEGAFWAEEVRNEHLPPVSERLPATPLVVDLPAKGRTTGTPGGTLHTMVTSDKDIRQMVVYGYARLVGYDQDYQLVPDLLLDAENDGDRKFTLRLRPGHRWSDGAPFTSADFEYWWKDVANNELLSPSGPPDFLRMDGKLPQVSFPDETTVIFEWEQPNPNFLGTLAQARPPFIYRPAHFLKQFHGDYADPAALEMLVAEARVKSWPALHNKRDNLYKFDNHQLPTLQPWMNASSGKKVRHLFVRNPYYHRIDSTGQQLPYIDVVEMEIVGSGLVAAKSNAGESDLQARGLGFRDIPILRKGEADGGNYRTLLWASGVASQIAIYPNLNYEDDGWRRVLRDVRVRRALSLGIDREAINRALFFKLAKPGAMTVLPASPFFDQANRDAWAAFDPAAANALLDEAGLSDRDPRGIRLLPDGRPMEIVIETAGERQEVENALQIVTDTWREIGVKLVMRPLDRDILRNRIFAGNCMAAVWFGWDNGIPQASTSPDYLAPRHQDFFAWPKWGQFYQTNGDAGEAPDMPDAQRLLELSHDWERASSDAERGAVWREMLKIHADQVYGIGILAEAPQPVVVNNGLRNVPEKAIWAWDPGAHFGIHRIDEFYFDPAGAN, from the coding sequence ATGAATGACCTGACCCGACGAACCCTGCTTGGCGCGCTTGCCGCGCTGCTGCCCCTGCCGCTGATCGCGGCGCCTCCCGAACCTGTCGAGGGCGCGTTCTGGGCCGAGGAGGTCAGGAACGAACACCTGCCGCCGGTGTCCGAGCGCCTGCCGGCCACGCCGCTGGTGGTCGATCTGCCCGCCAAGGGCCGGACCACCGGCACCCCCGGCGGCACGCTGCACACGATGGTCACCAGCGACAAGGACATCCGGCAGATGGTCGTCTACGGCTATGCCCGGCTGGTGGGATACGACCAGGATTATCAGCTGGTGCCCGACCTGCTGCTGGATGCCGAAAACGACGGCGACAGGAAATTCACGCTGCGCCTGCGCCCCGGACACCGCTGGTCCGACGGCGCGCCCTTTACCTCGGCGGATTTCGAATACTGGTGGAAGGACGTGGCGAACAACGAGCTGCTCAGTCCGTCCGGCCCGCCCGATTTCCTGCGCATGGACGGCAAGCTGCCGCAGGTCAGCTTTCCCGACGAGACGACCGTGATCTTCGAATGGGAACAGCCGAACCCGAATTTCCTGGGCACGCTGGCCCAGGCCCGGCCGCCCTTCATCTACCGGCCGGCGCATTTCCTGAAACAGTTCCACGGCGATTACGCCGATCCCGCCGCGCTGGAAATGCTGGTCGCCGAGGCGCGGGTCAAGAGCTGGCCGGCGCTGCACAACAAGCGCGACAACCTCTACAAGTTCGACAATCACCAGCTGCCGACGCTGCAACCCTGGATGAATGCAAGTTCCGGCAAGAAGGTGCGCCACCTTTTCGTGCGCAACCCCTATTACCATCGCATCGACAGCACCGGGCAGCAGCTGCCCTATATCGACGTGGTGGAGATGGAGATCGTCGGCAGCGGTCTCGTCGCGGCCAAGTCCAACGCGGGCGAAAGCGACCTGCAGGCGCGCGGCCTGGGCTTTCGCGACATCCCGATCCTGCGCAAGGGCGAAGCCGATGGCGGCAATTACCGGACCCTGCTCTGGGCGTCGGGCGTGGCCTCGCAGATCGCGATCTATCCCAACCTGAACTACGAGGACGATGGCTGGCGCAGGGTGCTGCGCGATGTCCGGGTGCGCCGCGCGCTGAGCCTCGGGATCGACCGCGAGGCGATCAACCGGGCGCTGTTCTTCAAGCTGGCCAAACCCGGCGCGATGACCGTGCTGCCGGCAAGCCCGTTCTTCGACCAGGCCAACCGCGACGCCTGGGCGGCGTTCGACCCCGCGGCGGCCAATGCGCTGCTGGACGAGGCCGGCCTGTCCGACCGCGATCCCCGGGGCATCCGGCTGCTGCCCGATGGCCGGCCGATGGAAATCGTGATCGAAACCGCGGGCGAGCGGCAGGAGGTCGAGAACGCCCTGCAGATTGTCACCGACACCTGGCGCGAGATCGGTGTCAAGCTGGTGATGCGCCCGCTGGACCGCGACATCCTGCGCAACCGCATCTTTGCCGGCAATTGCATGGCGGCGGTCTGGTTCGGCTGGGATAACGGCATCCCGCAGGCGTCGACCTCGCCCGACTACCTCGCCCCGCGACACCAGGATTTCTTTGCCTGGCCGAAATGGGGGCAGTTCTATCAGACCAATGGCGACGCCGGAGAAGCCCCGGACATGCCCGACGCCCAACGATTGCTGGAGCTGTCCCATGACTGGGAACGCGCCAGTTCGGATGCGGAACGCGGCGCGGTCTGGCGCGAGATGCTAAAGATCCACGCCGACCAGGTCTATGGCATCGGCATTCTCGCCGAGGCGCCGCAACCGGTCGTGGTCAACAACGGGCTGCGCAACGTGCCCGAAAAGGCGATCTGGGCCTGGGACCCCGGCGCGCATTTCGGCATTCACCGCATTGACGAGTTCTATTTCGATCCGGCCGGCGCCAACTGA